One genomic region from Yersinia canariae encodes:
- a CDS encoding glutathione peroxidase: protein MFTNQEGKKIPQVTFHTRQGDQWIDVTTDELFNNKTVIVFSLPGAFTPTCSSSHLPRYNELAGVFKQHGVDSILCVSVNDTFVMNAWKADQHAENITFIPDGNGEFTKGMDMLVEKADLGFGPRSWRYSMLVRNGVVEKMFVEPNKPGDPFEVSDADTMLKYLAPDFKVQESVSVFTKPGCPFCAKAKQMLQERGIQYEEIVLGKDATTVSLRAVTGRGTVPQVFIGGRHIGGSDDLENFLSA from the coding sequence ATGTTTACTAACCAAGAAGGTAAAAAAATCCCACAAGTCACTTTTCATACCCGTCAGGGCGACCAGTGGATTGATGTAACCACCGATGAATTGTTTAACAATAAAACTGTAATCGTATTTTCATTGCCGGGTGCCTTTACCCCGACCTGTTCTTCCAGCCATCTGCCGCGTTATAACGAACTGGCCGGTGTGTTTAAACAGCATGGTGTTGATAGCATTCTGTGTGTGTCCGTCAATGATACTTTCGTGATGAATGCTTGGAAAGCCGATCAACATGCTGAAAATATTACTTTTATCCCTGATGGTAACGGCGAATTCACCAAAGGCATGGACATGCTGGTTGAGAAAGCTGACTTAGGCTTTGGCCCGCGTTCATGGCGTTACTCCATGCTGGTACGTAATGGCGTGGTTGAGAAAATGTTTGTAGAGCCGAACAAGCCGGGCGACCCGTTTGAAGTGTCTGATGCTGATACCATGCTGAAATATCTGGCACCTGATTTTAAAGTACAAGAATCTGTTTCTGTGTTTACCAAGCCGGGCTGCCCATTCTGCGCCAAAGCAAAACAAATGCTGCAAGAACGTGGCATTCAGTATGAAGAAATCGTGTTGGGTAAAGACGCAACCACCGTCAGTCTGCGTGCTGTCACGGGCCGAGGGACAGTACCACAAGTGTTTATCGGTGGTCGTCATATCGGTGGCAGTGATGATTTAGAGAATTTCTTATCTGCTTAA
- the fabR gene encoding HTH-type transcriptional repressor FabR yields the protein MGVRAQQKERTRRSLIEAAFSQLSAERSFASLSLREVSREAGIAPTSFYRHFRDVDELGLTMVDESGLMLRQLMRQARQRIAKGGSVIRTSVSTFMEFIGNNPNAFRLLLRERSGTSAAFRAAVAREIQHFIAELADYLELENHMPRSFTEAQAEAMVTIVFSAGAEALDVDIEQRRQLEERLVLQLRMISKGAYYWYRREQEKLAVSRA from the coding sequence ATGGGCGTCAGAGCACAACAAAAAGAGCGGACTCGTCGTTCCCTTATCGAAGCGGCGTTCAGCCAACTGAGTGCTGAGCGGAGTTTTGCCAGCTTGAGTTTGCGGGAGGTCTCCCGTGAGGCGGGTATTGCACCGACTTCTTTTTATCGGCATTTCCGTGATGTAGATGAACTTGGGCTGACAATGGTCGACGAAAGCGGCCTGATGTTGCGCCAACTTATGCGGCAAGCTCGTCAGCGGATTGCCAAGGGCGGCAGTGTTATCCGCACCTCAGTATCTACATTTATGGAGTTTATCGGTAATAACCCTAATGCATTCCGCTTATTGCTACGGGAACGCTCCGGGACGTCCGCCGCATTCCGTGCGGCAGTTGCGCGTGAAATTCAGCATTTTATTGCTGAGCTGGCCGACTACCTTGAACTGGAAAACCACATGCCGCGCAGCTTCACTGAAGCTCAAGCTGAGGCCATGGTCACCATTGTCTTCAGTGCGGGTGCAGAAGCGCTGGACGTGGATATCGAACAACGGCGACAGTTAGAAGAACGGCTGGTTTTACAACTGCGAATGATCTCCAAGGGCGCTTATTATTGGTATCGTCGCGAGCAGGAAAAGCTTGCTGTGTCCCGCGCTTAA
- the sthA gene encoding Si-specific NAD(P)(+) transhydrogenase yields MQQHFHFDAIVIGSGPGGEGAAMGLVKQGARVAVIERYNNVGGGCTHWGTIPSKALRHAVSRIIEFNQNPLYSDNARTISSSFSDILNHADRVINQQTRMRQGFYDRNHCQMFSGDASFIDANTINVRYADGTNDTLRADNIVIATGSRPYRPANVDFTHERIYDSDTILQLSHEPQHVIIYGAGVIGCEYASIFRGLSVKVDLINTRDRLLAFLDQEMSDALSYHFWNNGVVIRHNEEFEQIEGTADGVIVHLKSGKKVKADCLLYANGRTGNTSGLGLEKIGLEADSRGLLKVNSMYQTALSHVYAVGDVIGYPSLASAAYDQGRIAAQAMIKGEANTHLIEDIPTGIYTIPEISSVGKTEQDLTAMKVPYEVGRAQFKHLARAQIVGMDTGSLKILFHRETKQILGIHCFGERAAEIIHIGQAIMEQKGEGNTIEYFVNTTFNYPTMAEAYRVAALNGLNRLF; encoded by the coding sequence ATGCAACAGCACTTCCATTTTGATGCCATTGTCATTGGCTCGGGTCCTGGCGGTGAAGGCGCCGCTATGGGGTTGGTCAAACAAGGTGCCCGCGTTGCCGTGATTGAACGGTATAATAATGTGGGCGGGGGTTGCACCCATTGGGGCACCATCCCTTCCAAAGCTTTGCGCCACGCCGTTAGCCGTATTATCGAGTTCAATCAAAACCCACTTTACAGCGACAATGCCCGAACTATCAGCTCTTCTTTCTCTGATATCTTAAACCATGCAGATCGTGTTATTAACCAGCAGACCCGCATGCGCCAAGGCTTTTATGATCGCAATCACTGCCAAATGTTCTCCGGTGATGCCAGTTTCATCGATGCCAATACCATCAACGTACGTTATGCCGATGGCACCAACGATACACTGCGGGCCGACAACATCGTGATAGCGACCGGCTCACGTCCTTATCGCCCAGCAAACGTTGATTTCACCCACGAACGTATTTACGACAGTGATACCATTTTACAACTCAGCCATGAACCACAACACGTTATTATCTATGGCGCAGGCGTTATTGGCTGTGAATATGCTTCAATTTTCCGTGGTTTGAGTGTCAAAGTTGATTTAATCAATACCCGTGACCGTCTGCTGGCTTTCCTCGATCAGGAAATGTCAGATGCCCTCTCTTACCATTTCTGGAATAACGGCGTGGTTATCCGTCATAACGAAGAGTTTGAGCAGATAGAGGGAACCGCTGACGGGGTTATCGTCCATCTAAAATCAGGCAAAAAGGTCAAAGCGGATTGCTTGCTGTATGCCAATGGGCGCACCGGCAATACCAGTGGTTTAGGCCTGGAGAAGATTGGGCTGGAAGCGGATAGCCGTGGGTTGTTGAAGGTCAACAGCATGTATCAGACAGCACTTTCCCATGTGTATGCAGTTGGGGATGTGATTGGCTACCCAAGTCTGGCCTCTGCGGCTTATGACCAAGGGCGAATTGCAGCACAGGCAATGATCAAAGGCGAAGCGAATACTCACCTGATCGAAGATATTCCAACCGGAATTTATACTATTCCGGAAATCAGTTCGGTGGGAAAAACAGAACAAGATCTGACGGCGATGAAAGTCCCCTACGAGGTCGGTCGGGCGCAATTTAAACATCTCGCGCGGGCGCAAATCGTTGGTATGGATACCGGCAGTTTAAAAATCCTGTTCCATCGGGAAACCAAGCAGATCCTCGGTATTCATTGCTTTGGTGAACGTGCGGCTGAAATTATCCACATCGGGCAGGCCATCATGGAGCAAAAAGGAGAAGGCAATACTATCGAATATTTCGTTAATACTACCTTCAACTACCCAACTATGGCGGAAGCCTACCGAGTGGCAGCACTCAATGGATTAAACCGCCTGTTCTAG
- the oxyR gene encoding DNA-binding transcriptional regulator OxyR: MNIRDLEYLVALAEFRHFRRAADSCHVSQPTLSGQIRKLEDELGVMLLERTSRKVLFTQAGLLLVEQARTVLREVKVLKEMASLQGESMSGPLHIGLIPTVGPYLLPQIIPMLHQTFPKLEMYLHEAQTQNLLAQLDSGKLDCAILALVKETEAFIEVPLFDEPMQLAIYADHPWADRDKVQMHELAGEKLLMLEDGHCLRDQAMGFCFQAGAEEDTHFRATSLETLRNMVAAGSGITLLPSLAVPNERKRDGVCYLECYKPVPKRTIALVYRPGSPLRGRYEQLAEAIREHMQPRMDPDVINQKLEQAV; encoded by the coding sequence ATGAATATTCGTGATTTAGAATACCTAGTGGCGCTGGCTGAGTTCAGGCATTTCCGGCGTGCAGCCGACTCTTGTCATGTCAGTCAACCCACATTAAGTGGCCAGATTCGTAAATTGGAAGATGAACTGGGCGTGATGTTGTTAGAGCGCACCAGTCGTAAGGTGCTGTTTACTCAGGCAGGATTATTGCTGGTGGAGCAAGCCAGAACAGTATTGCGAGAAGTGAAAGTGCTCAAAGAAATGGCCAGTTTGCAGGGTGAAAGTATGTCTGGCCCGCTGCATATTGGGCTGATCCCGACTGTTGGGCCTTATTTGTTGCCGCAAATCATTCCTATGTTGCATCAAACATTCCCGAAACTGGAAATGTATCTGCACGAAGCGCAAACCCAAAACCTTCTGGCTCAGTTAGATAGCGGTAAACTCGATTGCGCCATTTTGGCATTAGTCAAAGAGACTGAGGCCTTTATTGAAGTTCCGCTGTTTGATGAGCCGATGCAACTGGCGATTTATGCCGATCACCCATGGGCAGATCGTGACAAAGTGCAGATGCATGAGCTGGCGGGCGAGAAACTGCTGATGCTGGAAGATGGTCACTGTTTGCGTGATCAGGCGATGGGCTTTTGCTTCCAGGCGGGTGCTGAAGAAGACACGCATTTCCGCGCCACCAGTTTGGAAACCTTGCGCAACATGGTCGCAGCGGGTAGTGGAATTACGCTATTGCCATCACTGGCAGTACCGAATGAAAGAAAGCGTGACGGTGTTTGTTATCTGGAATGCTATAAGCCAGTACCAAAACGCACCATTGCGTTAGTGTATCGCCCCGGCTCCCCATTGCGTGGCCGCTATGAGCAACTTGCCGAGGCAATACGTGAACACATGCAACCGCGCATGGATCCAGATGTTATCAACCAAAAACTAGAACAGGCGGTTTAA